gcttatgaagcaggagaagaagaatctgACCGGCGAGCATTTCATGTTGAACCTGctggttgatgagatgcGCCAGGAAGGTAGTCGAGGAAAGGCAGACAGCCTTGTCGTTTCGCTTGAATCCCTTTCGGAACTGCATAACCAAACGACGAATCAGGAGCTCGCCGACCTGGGGTagcttggtgttgacgatAGCAGCCATGGCGGCATAAATCGGTGTGAACGGTAAACTGGCAGCCTGGGCCTTCATGATCGATCGACAAAACAAACCGCGACCTCGGATCAAATTCTCTCCAAAAAGCTCGGGAACGATGAACTTGATGTTCGCAGTGTTGACCTTGTTGATCAGACCGTTGATACTCTTCTTGAGCGCCTCCCATGCCATGCGCTGATACTCCTTGCTCGTCTTATCCGTGATCTGGGCCTGGAGCGCGCGCAGTCGAGCGGGTGGAATATATGTACCGCCGGATCGCATtgtgagaagcttctcgtaCTCTGCCTTTGCAGCCGCTTgtttctcctcttcggtTCGCACAGGCGCAGCTTCTCGTTTTTGCTTGGGAGAGGCTGATCGCTGGTCTCTCGCAGGACGATATGAATCGCCATCACGCTTGTCGCTGCGATCGCGGTCCCGACGCGGGAGATCGACCTCGGCGGAAGCCATCGTCAGAAAATTACACTCGCAGTTGCAGTCACGATCGATTTATTCTACCGTGTCGATTACTGCGTCCTAAATTTCGATGGCGTGGGGGCGAGAGAGTGAAAGTCCTTGCGAACCGAGAAAGATGTCGTTGCTAGCGTCGTCGCGCGCGAAGTAATGTCGAGTTTGAAAAAAGATATTCAGCCACATTTGGAGCTCCGAGATCATGTGGCTGTGCAATTGTGGCGCTCCACCTTTAGTCGTCACGTCCCCTGAAGCTTGTCCCTAAAGCCAACTGGACTTTTTGACGGCAACCATTTCACCACCAAAAGATACTGCCACGACACTCCTTTATTTCTACTTCTCGGTCtcaatcttcatctctgCTCAACAAAGACTACGCTCGCTCGCTTTGCGCATCTTTGACAATGGTAAGCAGCTACACCTATCATGGCCTGATTTACACGCTGTCCCCTTTACGCGCTTCAGACCGGGGCATCGTGGCAGCCCCTCGTGGTGCTTCAACTTTACTAACATAATAATTCTTGTTACAGTTGGACAAAATCGTCGGTCTCGCCATGCTCGTGGCCGCTTCCGTCGTCTTCACCTACTACACCATCTGGACTCTTCTCATGGTAAGATGCCCCTCATTTCTCAGCTCGATGCGACTATACACCCCTACCTATGTACACCAGCTTAGGTATTGAACACATTGTCAACTAACAATTGGTTAGCCCTTTGTCGACGACGATCACCCTCTCCAGAACTTCTTCCCCCCTCGCGTTTGGGCCATTCGCATCCCCGTTATTATCATCCTCCTCGGTTCCGCTGTTGTTGGCTCATTCCTCGGCATGGTTATGATTCGGAGCaaccagaagaaggctgcaaaggccaaggctgccgCTAAGAAGGCCAACTAGGAAGGCCAACTAGACGACGACATGTCGATTATATACTTGTAATCATTCAGTGTCTTTTAATGGCGTTGTTTCGCCCAAGACCTAATCACACTATGGGACTTTGGAGTCTCAGGCCAATGTCTTAATGCAGAAGAGATGAACACTACAGGAAATGGGTATCTAATctttttctatttataataaggcattATGACCTGCTAAACGACCGTGCTAAAGAGTGTTTCTTCCGTACAAGCAAAATGCCCACATATCAGAATCAAACTCCAACATACCGGACCAAGAGTTGGGTTGAGCGTAACTAATCATGCTTCACACGAAAAGATACAAACTTTGCTCCATATCGCCAAACAGCTTAAGCAATGACTTGCCATTCCAGCCTCGTATGCATATAATCaaagcaaagccaaggacCTAGACGCCAACCTCAAGCGCACGTTGTCTGTctgagagttcttctcacACTCTCTGATCTGCAAAGTCAAGGACTTCACAGTCATCCTCAAAAAAGCCATCCTCACCTTGACTTCCACCTTGCGCTCCACGTCGTCTCCTTGTAGTCACCACGATCTGCTCCTGGTCGCCATACTGCATCACGCGCTCCATCGCTGAAGGGGGCAATGCAATATGGTCTTCGGGGCCGTCGTactcctcctcagcaacTGTTGGCAAGCCTAAATCCAGTCGAACCACTGGAATATCCTGACCAAAAGCCCAAGCCGTTGTGTTTGAGAATTCTTTAGATGAATCTGGTCCCATGGGTTgccccttcttcttctttttcttggaAGTAGTGTTTTCGTCTAGACTTGTCTCGGCTAGTATAGCTGAGACAACTTCGAGCTGATCAGCTGTTCCTCTCCGGTACTCGCAGAGAGTTACTCGTCGATCCGTGTGGAAAGGTTGATAGGGTGCACTAGACTCTATCTCAGCTTGAGGGATTGACGATTCCATAGTCTGATCTGTTGCCGCAACACGAGGTCGGGGGTTCAGCGTCAGCGTGTTTCCTGCATCCATATCACGGTCCGAAAGGTCGAGGATTTCATCCTGAGCTCCCAGGTCAACCATCTGTCGTACAGCTGGAGCAACCAAGTCGCTGGGTAGAATCGGCACATTGTAATCGTGATACCTGCTAGCCCGTGTCACTCGCCTGCCAGCCTGTACGCTAGATCGACGAGTTCGACAGGAGAAACCTCGTACTAGACCGTTGCCAACCACAAAGAGTCCTTGATGTTTTCTGCTTTTGACCCAGGTCACGCAGGATGCCGAAGGAAGGCCTGAGCTAAGCGGCAAGGACACTCGGTTTTCGCCAGTATGCCGAAGCTGGTTAATGGCGGTTCCTGTCTTGCCAAGTGAACTGCTGATACTAGCAGCGATCACTCGCCCACCCATAGCCGCTGAGTCTTTTAGGCTGTTGCCAGTCACGTTTTGTACGTTACCACTGCTGCGACGAGGTCGTGAGACAAAAGGTTTCGCAGCTTGATAGGCTGCACCAAAAGCTCCAGTAGCTAAAGAAACGGCCGTGTTCGGCTGCTCTGGTGTTGCGGTGCCACTTTCCTGGACAGCTTGGCGACGGCGAGGTGCAGGCCACATAAACGCACTTGAGGGCATATCAAGTAGATGAACAGTGCCGCGCTCGGTCACCATAGCTAACCGCT
This genomic stretch from Fusarium oxysporum f. sp. lycopersici 4287 chromosome 5, whole genome shotgun sequence harbors:
- a CDS encoding dolichyl-phosphate mannosyltransferase polypeptide 2, regulatory subunit, which encodes MLDKIVGLAMLVAASVVFTYYTIWTLLMPFVDDDHPLQNFFPPRVWAIRIPVIIILLGSAVVGSFLGMVMIRSNQKKAAKAKAAAKKAN